The Lewinellaceae bacterium genome has a segment encoding these proteins:
- a CDS encoding T9SS type A sorting domain-containing protein has translation MNLLTLMASKRYGKGRLIKVEICAFLFLAFGFSFLQAQEATLTTGRDAFGEGGAVSYSVGQIVYTSNIGINGSAILGVQQPFEISIVTSLVGVKPFFPACKVYPNPTVDFLILSIENHSLENLSYQLFDINGKLLLGEVLSQPYTNIPTNNLVAATYFLKVLENSKQLVIFKIIKN, from the coding sequence ATGAATTTACTCACATTAATGGCTTCAAAAAGGTATGGTAAAGGCAGACTAATAAAGGTTGAAATTTGTGCCTTTCTCTTTTTGGCCTTTGGGTTCTCATTTTTACAAGCACAAGAAGCAACTTTGACTACAGGAAGGGATGCTTTTGGTGAAGGGGGGGCAGTGAGTTATTCAGTTGGCCAAATTGTTTATACATCCAATATAGGTATAAATGGCTCGGCGATACTGGGTGTGCAACAACCGTTTGAAATTTCTATAGTGACAAGTTTGGTGGGTGTTAAACCTTTTTTTCCTGCATGTAAGGTTTACCCCAACCCAACAGTTGATTTTCTAATACTGAGTATTGAAAATCATAGCTTAGAAAATTTGTCATATCAGCTTTTCGATATAAATGGAAAACTTTTACTTGGGGAAGTACTTTCTCAGCCTTATACAAATATCCCTACAAATAACCTTGTAGCAGCTACTTATTTTCTAAAAGTACTAGAAAATAGCAAGCAGTTGGTAATTTTTAAAATCATTAAAAACTAA
- a CDS encoding TM2 domain-containing protein, producing MPAQRQEEFVEEYKRKSKSVGLAYLFLLVILAMHYGYLGKWGLQIVFWLTGGGFFIWWLIDLFRLAGLVKDYNKDIATDTMRNLKAMSSS from the coding sequence ATGCCTGCCCAGAGACAAGAGGAATTTGTTGAAGAGTATAAAAGGAAATCAAAATCTGTTGGACTTGCATATTTATTCCTTTTAGTCATTCTTGCAATGCATTACGGTTACTTGGGAAAGTGGGGATTACAAATAGTATTTTGGTTAACCGGTGGTGGTTTTTTCATTTGGTGGTTAATTGACTTGTTTAGACTTGCCGGCCTCGTAAAGGATTATAATAAAGATATCGCAACAGATACAATGAGGAATCTAAAAGCAATGTCAAGTTCATGA
- a CDS encoding T9SS type A sorting domain-containing protein: MMTKKSFCVVLTQIIVVFCFVWPCFIQAQQALNTSGGIIPISDNNRIEFSMGEVVTNITGNPGLNNYFTAGVIQPWYALGVNMEESDFDDYYYIRVYPNPVSQSLKIETNFTRFQTFQFTNMLGEKLRSGSFDYSPLKLQWMVTGVYILTLTSDDRLISKTIKIVKQ, encoded by the coding sequence ATGATGACTAAAAAAAGCTTTTGCGTAGTCCTAACACAGATAATAGTTGTTTTCTGTTTTGTCTGGCCATGTTTTATACAAGCCCAGCAAGCATTGAATACTTCAGGTGGTATTATTCCAATTTCAGACAATAATCGTATTGAATTTTCAATGGGAGAGGTTGTTACAAACATTACAGGCAACCCAGGTTTAAATAATTATTTTACCGCGGGTGTTATCCAACCTTGGTATGCTTTAGGAGTGAATATGGAGGAGAGTGATTTTGATGATTACTATTATATCAGAGTATATCCCAACCCTGTATCACAAAGCCTAAAGATCGAAACAAACTTCACTCGTTTTCAAACCTTTCAATTTACAAACATGCTTGGGGAAAAGCTCCGCTCTGGTTCTTTTGACTATTCACCTCTGAAGCTACAATGGATGGTAACTGGTGTTTATATATTGACTTTAACATCGGATGACAGACTAATTTCAAAAACTATTAAAATCGTTAAACAATGA